Proteins encoded together in one Microbacterium sp. zg-Y625 window:
- a CDS encoding CMD domain protein, translating to MTAFPPDVIDELAGVAPGSALDALRRQRPVTREQAQESFAALFAPRDDTQVPLAERLLIAAFATRLTGDDATARFYADHAYRVDPDRALVVADAAAEATAPGPFGRYREPGLQAESTEGLRWQAPAELRAAVGDQLAAALGHAHLLVVRPREADAAALAALTDAGWSVDAVITLSQLVAFLSFQQRVVTGLRTIAEEAAA from the coding sequence ATGACCGCCTTCCCGCCCGATGTCATCGATGAGCTCGCCGGCGTCGCGCCCGGCTCCGCGCTCGACGCCCTGCGCCGGCAGCGTCCCGTCACCCGGGAGCAGGCGCAGGAGAGCTTCGCCGCGCTGTTCGCGCCCCGAGACGACACCCAGGTGCCGCTCGCGGAGCGCCTGCTGATCGCTGCATTCGCCACCCGCCTCACCGGCGACGACGCCACCGCCCGGTTCTACGCGGACCACGCATACCGTGTGGATCCCGACCGCGCGCTGGTGGTGGCTGATGCCGCCGCCGAAGCCACCGCCCCCGGCCCCTTCGGCCGCTACCGGGAGCCCGGCCTGCAGGCCGAGAGCACCGAGGGCCTGCGCTGGCAGGCGCCCGCCGAGCTGCGCGCGGCGGTGGGCGACCAGCTGGCCGCCGCCCTCGGGCACGCGCACCTGCTGGTGGTGCGCCCGCGCGAGGCGGACGCCGCGGCGCTCGCCGCACTGACGGATGCCGGCTGGTCGGTCGACGCCGTCATCACGCTGTCGCAGCTGGTGGCGTTCCTGTCGTTCCAGCAGCGGGTCGTCACGGGCCTGCGCACCATCGCCGAGGAGGCCGCAGCATGA
- a CDS encoding putative FMN-dependent luciferase-like monooxygenase, whose amino-acid sequence MTQRLALFTRLLDEAGPAERFRLALEQIQHAERFGIGRAWVAQHHFRAEEGGLPSPFVFLAAAAARTSGIRLGTGVVTLTLEDPVRVAEDAVVADLLSGGRVDLGLGSGGAPSSFVPFGIEPAEKTPQYERKLAVLHAALAGGDLGGGARLYPSAGTLRDRLWQATFSPPGGTRAGAAGDGLLLSRTQPRPEGRPDASLADLQQPIVDAYLAALPAGATPRITASRTVFVADDRDEALRLAETGLTRAAVGLRRAGHTLPDDLPGLIRATDTHVGTPDDVAASLAADPVLARADEVAFQVHSVDAPHDLVLRSIELFATEVAPALGWATPASVPARHEWSTV is encoded by the coding sequence ATGACGCAGCGTCTCGCCCTGTTCACCCGCCTGCTCGACGAGGCCGGCCCCGCCGAGCGCTTCCGCCTCGCCCTGGAGCAGATCCAGCATGCGGAGCGCTTCGGCATCGGCCGCGCCTGGGTGGCGCAGCATCACTTCCGCGCCGAGGAGGGCGGGCTGCCGTCGCCCTTCGTCTTCCTCGCCGCCGCGGCCGCGCGCACCTCCGGCATCCGTCTCGGAACCGGCGTGGTCACCCTCACCCTGGAGGACCCGGTGCGCGTGGCCGAGGATGCCGTCGTCGCCGACCTGCTCTCGGGCGGCCGCGTGGACCTCGGCCTCGGCAGTGGCGGCGCGCCGTCGTCGTTCGTGCCGTTCGGCATCGAGCCGGCCGAGAAGACCCCGCAGTACGAGCGCAAGCTCGCGGTTCTCCACGCGGCGCTCGCCGGGGGCGACCTGGGCGGCGGCGCGCGGCTGTACCCGTCTGCCGGAACGCTGCGCGACCGGCTCTGGCAGGCGACGTTCTCGCCCCCTGGCGGCACGCGGGCGGGAGCCGCCGGCGACGGTCTGCTGCTCTCGCGCACGCAGCCGCGGCCCGAGGGCCGCCCGGATGCGTCGCTGGCCGATCTGCAGCAACCGATCGTCGATGCGTACCTCGCGGCTCTCCCCGCCGGAGCGACCCCGCGCATCACGGCGTCGCGCACCGTCTTCGTCGCCGACGACCGCGACGAGGCGCTGCGCCTGGCCGAGACCGGGCTCACCCGCGCCGCGGTGGGCCTGCGCCGGGCCGGCCACACGCTCCCCGACGACCTGCCCGGACTCATCCGCGCAACGGACACCCATGTCGGCACCCCCGACGACGTCGCTGCATCGCTCGCCGCCGACCCGGTGCTCGCCCGCGCCGACGAGGTCGCCTTCCAGGTGCACTCCGTCGACGCGCCCCACGATCTGGTGCTGCGCTCGATCGAACTGTTCGCCACCGAGGTCGCGCCCGCACTCGGGTGGGCGACCCCGGCATCCGTCCCCGCCCGCCACGAATGGAGCACCGTATGA
- a CDS encoding dipeptide ABC transporter ATP-binding protein, whose product MAREVLQVSGLDVAYEVAGAPVTALQGVDLALGQGEVLAVVGESGSGKTTLAQAATGLLAANGRITAGRVALGDLDVTGWTDRQFRAVRGTRIGWIPQDPHSSLNPVARIGDSVAEVLRVHRWKDETARRRRVVELLDRVGIPEPDLRARQYPHELSGGMKQRALIAAAIALQPALLIADEATSALDVTVQKTILDLIDDLRREHGTAVLMVTHDLAVAADRSHRIAVLQGGRLQEAGETARVLQDPQSAYTRRLLADAPSFDTAVRPPREHVTVASGAAGEPPAITVTGLSQHFPRGRRRDPLRAVDDVSFTVAPGTTHAIVGESGSGKTTLARIIMGFQRPTAGSAVVAGHEVARLRRADAAAFRRDVQMVYQNPFASLDPRQSVGAIVAEPLVNYRLGDRGARQRRVAEMLERVALPADVAARRPRELSGGQRQRVAIARALVLEPRVVVLDEAVSALDVTVQAQILRLLEELQQGLGVTYLFISHDLAVVRRISDTVSVLRAGRIVESGTTERIFTDPQTEDTARLLAAIPGGTRQSPPPAAVPTEGVPA is encoded by the coding sequence ATGGCCCGTGAGGTGCTGCAGGTGTCGGGACTCGACGTCGCGTACGAGGTGGCCGGCGCCCCGGTGACGGCGCTGCAGGGCGTGGACCTCGCGCTCGGCCAGGGCGAGGTGCTCGCCGTCGTCGGCGAATCCGGCTCGGGCAAGACGACGCTGGCGCAGGCGGCGACGGGCCTGCTCGCCGCCAACGGACGCATCACCGCGGGGCGGGTGGCCCTCGGCGACCTCGATGTCACGGGGTGGACCGACCGGCAGTTCCGGGCCGTCCGCGGCACGCGCATCGGCTGGATCCCGCAGGACCCGCACAGCTCTCTCAACCCCGTCGCCCGCATCGGCGACAGCGTGGCGGAGGTGCTGCGCGTGCACCGGTGGAAGGACGAGACCGCCCGCCGCCGCCGGGTGGTGGAGCTGCTCGATCGCGTCGGCATCCCCGAGCCCGACCTGCGGGCGCGGCAGTATCCGCACGAGCTGTCGGGCGGGATGAAGCAGCGCGCCCTCATCGCTGCGGCCATCGCGCTGCAGCCGGCGCTGCTGATCGCCGACGAGGCCACCAGCGCCCTGGACGTGACGGTGCAGAAGACCATCCTCGACCTCATCGACGACCTCCGCCGCGAGCACGGCACCGCGGTGCTCATGGTCACCCACGACCTCGCCGTCGCCGCCGACCGCTCGCACCGCATCGCGGTGCTGCAGGGCGGGCGCCTGCAGGAAGCCGGCGAGACCGCCCGCGTGCTGCAGGACCCGCAGAGCGCGTACACCCGGCGTCTGCTCGCCGACGCGCCCTCGTTCGACACCGCGGTGCGGCCGCCGCGCGAGCACGTGACCGTCGCATCGGGCGCCGCCGGAGAACCACCCGCGATCACCGTGACGGGGCTGTCGCAGCACTTCCCGCGCGGGCGGCGGCGTGACCCGCTGCGGGCCGTCGACGACGTGTCGTTCACCGTGGCGCCGGGCACCACCCACGCGATCGTGGGGGAGTCCGGGTCGGGAAAGACCACCCTCGCCCGCATCATCATGGGCTTCCAGCGGCCCACCGCCGGCAGCGCCGTCGTCGCCGGACATGAGGTGGCACGGCTGCGCCGAGCGGATGCCGCGGCATTCCGCCGTGACGTGCAGATGGTCTACCAGAACCCCTTCGCCTCACTCGACCCGCGCCAGAGCGTCGGCGCGATCGTCGCCGAGCCGCTGGTGAATTACCGCCTTGGGGATCGCGGTGCACGGCAGCGGCGCGTGGCCGAGATGCTCGAGCGGGTGGCGCTGCCGGCAGACGTGGCGGCCCGCCGTCCCCGCGAGCTGTCCGGCGGACAGCGGCAGCGGGTCGCCATCGCCCGCGCCCTCGTGCTGGAACCCCGCGTCGTCGTGCTCGACGAGGCGGTCTCGGCGCTGGATGTCACCGTACAGGCGCAGATCCTGCGGCTGCTCGAGGAGCTGCAGCAGGGCCTCGGCGTCACCTATCTGTTCATCTCCCACGACCTCGCCGTCGTCCGCCGCATCAGCGACACCGTCTCGGTGCTGCGCGCCGGCCGGATCGTGGAGAGCGGCACCACCGAGCGGATCTTCACCGATCCGCAGACCGAAGACACCGCACGGCTGCTGGCCGCCATTCCCGGCGGCACTCGGCAGTCCCCGCCACCGGCGGCCGTCCCCACTGAAGGAGTACCGGCATGA
- a CDS encoding ABC transporter permease, with protein MSTQTLAGIGDLVDDAASVHSRPDTPASTSRGIRRRERLRRIRPGVVLAWGVLAVVVAWAIAPGLFTPLDPIAGDAAAALQAPSALHPFGTDATGRDMFARVVHGAVQSLSGALVAVAVGLTGGTLLGVVAGSLGGFVDDVLMRVVDVLLAIPGLLLALSFIIILGFGTVQAAIAVGIGSIASFARLSRSEVLRVRGTDYVEAAYASGGGFWTVLRRHILPNSLTPVLALAALNFGAAILAISALGFLGYGAPPPTPEWGLMIAEGRNYIATAWWLTTLPGLVVVVVVLSANRLSAAAAERGRR; from the coding sequence ATGAGCACGCAGACCCTCGCCGGGATCGGCGATCTCGTCGACGACGCGGCATCCGTCCACTCCCGTCCCGACACCCCGGCCTCGACGTCGCGCGGCATCCGCCGGCGCGAGCGGCTGCGGCGCATCCGCCCGGGCGTCGTGCTGGCCTGGGGTGTGCTGGCGGTCGTCGTGGCCTGGGCCATCGCCCCGGGCCTGTTCACGCCCCTCGATCCGATCGCGGGGGATGCCGCGGCCGCGCTGCAGGCACCCAGCGCGCTGCATCCCTTCGGGACGGATGCCACCGGGCGCGACATGTTCGCCCGCGTCGTGCACGGCGCCGTGCAGTCGCTCTCCGGAGCGCTGGTGGCCGTCGCCGTCGGGTTGACCGGGGGGACGCTGCTCGGGGTCGTGGCCGGGTCGCTGGGCGGGTTCGTCGACGACGTGCTCATGCGGGTCGTCGACGTGCTGCTGGCGATCCCGGGGCTGCTGCTCGCGCTCAGCTTCATCATCATCCTCGGCTTCGGCACGGTGCAGGCCGCGATCGCAGTGGGCATCGGCTCGATCGCGAGCTTCGCGCGGCTGAGCCGCTCGGAGGTGCTGCGGGTGCGCGGCACCGATTACGTCGAGGCCGCCTACGCCAGCGGCGGCGGTTTCTGGACGGTGCTGCGCCGGCACATCCTCCCCAACTCCCTCACCCCCGTGCTGGCCCTCGCGGCGCTGAACTTCGGCGCGGCGATCCTGGCGATCTCGGCGCTGGGGTTTCTCGGCTACGGGGCGCCGCCGCCCACGCCGGAGTGGGGGCTCATGATCGCGGAAGGTCGAAACTACATCGCCACCGCCTGGTGGCTGACGACCCTCCCCGGCCTCGTCGTCGTGGTGGTGGTGCTCAGCGCCAACCGGCTGAGCGCCGCGGCGGCCGAGCGGGGGAGGCGCTGA
- a CDS encoding ABC transporter permease, with translation MRYLARRTGQAAIVLLAAFTGAFLLLQALPGDAIMIKYENPELGLSPQQIADVRERFGVDTPLPVQYVHTLLGFAGGDFGYSLQTGTPVRQLLAEAVPHTLALGGIALVVAVLLAGLIAFGSSLPRLRWLRDLLRSVPPLVVSIPTFWLGIMLVQVVSFQLGWVSVIAPGPIEGLILPVITLAVPLSAPLAQILVRSIDDVAAQPFVAVVRARGATPAWILGRNVAKNAILPTLTMAGLLLGDLIGGAVLTETVFGRPGIGRITEQAVGQQDIPVLLAVVVLAAASFVVVNLAVDLLYPVLDPRLAARAREGVPA, from the coding sequence ATGCGCTACCTCGCCCGCCGTACGGGTCAGGCGGCCATCGTGCTGCTGGCCGCGTTCACCGGGGCGTTCCTGCTGCTGCAGGCGCTTCCCGGCGACGCGATCATGATCAAGTACGAGAACCCCGAGCTCGGGCTGTCGCCGCAGCAGATCGCCGACGTGCGCGAGCGCTTCGGCGTGGACACCCCGCTGCCGGTGCAGTACGTGCACACCCTGCTCGGGTTCGCCGGCGGCGACTTCGGCTACTCGCTGCAGACCGGCACCCCGGTGCGCCAGCTGCTGGCCGAAGCCGTGCCGCACACCCTCGCCCTCGGCGGCATCGCGCTGGTCGTGGCGGTGCTGCTGGCCGGCCTCATCGCCTTCGGCTCCAGCCTGCCGCGGCTGCGGTGGCTGCGCGATCTGCTGCGGTCGGTGCCGCCGCTGGTCGTCTCGATCCCCACGTTCTGGCTCGGCATCATGCTCGTGCAGGTGGTGAGCTTCCAGCTCGGCTGGGTGTCGGTCATCGCGCCCGGCCCGATCGAGGGGCTCATCCTCCCCGTGATCACGCTCGCGGTGCCGCTGTCGGCCCCGCTCGCGCAGATCCTGGTGCGCAGCATCGACGACGTGGCGGCGCAGCCGTTCGTCGCCGTGGTCCGCGCCCGGGGAGCGACGCCGGCGTGGATCCTCGGGCGCAACGTCGCCAAGAACGCGATCCTCCCCACCCTCACGATGGCGGGGCTGCTCCTGGGCGACCTCATCGGCGGCGCGGTGCTGACCGAGACGGTCTTCGGTCGCCCCGGCATCGGCCGCATCACCGAGCAGGCGGTGGGCCAGCAGGACATCCCGGTGCTCCTGGCTGTCGTGGTGCTGGCGGCGGCGTCCTTCGTCGTGGTGAACCTCGCCGTCGACCTGCTGTATCCGGTGCTCGACCCACGGCTGGCCGCGCGCGCCCGAGAAGGAGTCCCCGCATGA
- a CDS encoding TIGR04028 family ABC transporter substrate-binding protein, protein MSATFPTRSAVAATAALALLALTACAPATSGPAAAGSGEPVDGGTLVYLEHQAHTTLYPPSAGFYPNGGIVNNVFDRLVWQDPESLELKPWIATDWEVNEDATEYTFDLRDGVTFSDGTPLDAEVVAKNFDLYGLGDPERGLTVSEAINNYERSEVVDADTVTFHFSAPAPGFLQATSTNNSALLSADTLDFTLEQFAPGNSAEVIGSGPFTITDEEIGSALTLTARDDYDWAPPDRAHQGRAHLDAVQIQVTPEDSVRVGALLSGQADYIRYVEAQDEAQVDAAGFAVYAPQTGGVNNHLSLRPRGQILSDIRVRQALVAGIDRQEVVDTIYSERYPLATSILSSSAQGYLDTSDAFGYDPEGAAALLEEAGWIEGAHGIREKDGTQLTLVVNESAPQPRSFEALTLISQQLKKIGVDLKILKADAGSAAEAVRDVEQVQVYHSMVARADLDVIKSQFFSQNRNALLNLDYDDGTIGDPRLEELLQAVASEADPDQRIVESQQAQRYLADQAYVVPLFEEPQVYGAAERVHGVTFESVARPSFYEIWLAD, encoded by the coding sequence ATGTCCGCCACCTTCCCGACCCGCTCCGCGGTCGCCGCCACCGCGGCGCTGGCACTGCTCGCCCTCACCGCCTGCGCGCCGGCGACCTCCGGCCCTGCCGCCGCCGGCTCCGGGGAGCCGGTCGACGGCGGCACGCTGGTGTACCTCGAGCACCAGGCGCACACGACGCTCTATCCGCCGTCGGCGGGCTTCTACCCCAACGGCGGCATCGTCAACAACGTCTTCGATCGCCTCGTGTGGCAGGACCCCGAGTCGCTCGAGCTGAAGCCCTGGATCGCCACCGATTGGGAGGTGAACGAAGACGCCACCGAGTACACGTTCGACCTGCGCGACGGCGTGACGTTCTCCGACGGCACGCCGCTTGACGCCGAGGTCGTCGCGAAGAACTTCGACCTCTACGGCCTCGGCGACCCGGAGCGGGGACTCACCGTCTCGGAGGCCATCAACAACTACGAGCGCAGCGAGGTGGTGGATGCCGACACGGTCACCTTCCACTTCTCCGCGCCGGCTCCCGGGTTCCTGCAGGCCACGTCGACGAACAACTCCGCCCTGCTGTCGGCGGACACCCTGGACTTCACCCTCGAGCAGTTCGCGCCCGGCAATTCCGCCGAGGTGATCGGCTCGGGTCCGTTCACGATCACCGATGAGGAGATCGGCTCGGCCCTCACCCTGACCGCCCGCGACGACTACGACTGGGCGCCGCCGGACCGCGCCCACCAGGGACGGGCGCACCTGGATGCGGTGCAGATCCAGGTCACCCCCGAGGACAGCGTGCGCGTGGGTGCGCTCCTCTCGGGGCAGGCCGACTACATCCGCTACGTCGAGGCGCAGGACGAGGCCCAGGTGGATGCCGCAGGCTTCGCGGTCTACGCGCCGCAGACCGGCGGCGTCAACAACCACCTGAGTCTGCGCCCGCGGGGCCAGATCCTCTCCGACATCCGCGTGCGCCAGGCCCTCGTCGCCGGCATCGACCGGCAAGAGGTGGTCGACACCATCTACAGCGAGCGCTATCCGCTGGCCACCTCGATCCTCAGCAGCAGCGCGCAGGGCTACCTCGACACCTCGGACGCGTTCGGGTACGACCCGGAGGGGGCGGCTGCGCTCCTGGAAGAGGCGGGCTGGATCGAGGGCGCCCACGGCATCCGCGAGAAGGACGGCACGCAGCTCACCCTCGTCGTGAACGAGTCGGCGCCCCAGCCGCGCTCGTTCGAGGCGCTGACCCTCATCAGCCAGCAGCTGAAGAAGATCGGCGTGGATCTGAAGATCCTGAAGGCGGATGCCGGCTCCGCCGCTGAGGCCGTGCGCGACGTCGAGCAGGTGCAGGTGTACCACTCGATGGTGGCCCGCGCCGACCTCGACGTCATCAAGAGCCAGTTCTTCTCTCAGAACCGCAACGCCCTGCTGAACCTCGACTACGACGACGGCACCATCGGCGACCCGCGGCTCGAGGAGCTGCTGCAGGCCGTGGCATCCGAGGCCGACCCCGACCAGCGCATCGTCGAGAGCCAGCAGGCCCAGCGCTACCTGGCAGACCAGGCCTACGTCGTGCCCCTGTTCGAGGAGCCCCAGGTGTACGGCGCGGCCGAGCGCGTGCACGGCGTCACCTTCGAGTCCGTCGCACGGCCGAGCTTCTACGAGATCTGGCTCGCGGACTGA
- a CDS encoding L-ribulose-5-phosphate 4-epimerase, producing the protein MASLTPPLSDDTEVAIARVRAEVAALHAELVRYGLVVWTGGNVSGRVPGAELFVIKPSGVSYDALAPENMILCDLDGNVVPGTPGSDRAPSSDTAAHAYVYRNMPEVGGVVHTHSPYATAWAARGEAIPCVITAMADEFGGEVPVGPFAIIGDDSIGRGIVETLTGHRSRAVLMQNHGPFTIGASAKDAVKAAVMVEDVARTVHLARQGGAVIPIPQDAIDRLYDRYQNVYGQTTDDRR; encoded by the coding sequence ATGGCCAGCCTCACTCCTCCCCTTTCCGACGACACCGAGGTCGCGATCGCCCGGGTGCGTGCGGAGGTCGCGGCGTTGCACGCGGAGCTGGTGCGGTACGGGCTGGTGGTGTGGACGGGCGGGAACGTGTCGGGTCGGGTGCCGGGGGCGGAGTTGTTCGTGATCAAGCCGTCGGGGGTGTCGTATGACGCCCTCGCGCCGGAGAACATGATCCTCTGCGACCTGGACGGCAACGTCGTCCCGGGGACGCCGGGCAGCGACCGGGCCCCGTCGAGCGACACCGCGGCGCACGCGTATGTGTACCGGAACATGCCGGAGGTGGGCGGGGTGGTGCACACGCACTCGCCGTACGCGACGGCGTGGGCGGCGCGCGGTGAGGCGATCCCGTGCGTGATCACGGCGATGGCGGACGAGTTCGGCGGGGAGGTGCCGGTGGGTCCGTTCGCGATCATCGGGGACGACTCGATCGGCCGGGGGATCGTGGAGACGTTGACCGGGCATCGGTCGCGGGCGGTGCTGATGCAGAACCACGGCCCGTTCACGATCGGTGCCAGTGCGAAGGATGCTGTGAAGGCCGCGGTGATGGTGGAGGACGTGGCCCGCACGGTGCACCTGGCCCGGCAGGGCGGCGCGGTGATCCCGATCCCGCAGGACGCGATCGACCGCCTCTACGACCGGTACCAGAACGTCTACGGGCAGACCACCGACGACCGCCGGTAG
- a CDS encoding DUF7882 family protein, with product MGKLVYGSGNRSFDIEDRTLAHLRVVIMNKLRRGEPFMFHHTEPHVSCSVWMHPAVPMVFHFHGSRQPAINREWVEALMQEASSANGLRIVPEPAPGSLIPTESAG from the coding sequence GTGGGAAAACTCGTCTACGGCAGCGGCAACCGGTCCTTTGACATCGAAGACCGGACGCTGGCACACCTGCGGGTCGTGATCATGAACAAGCTCCGCCGCGGGGAGCCGTTCATGTTCCACCACACCGAGCCGCACGTGTCCTGCAGCGTCTGGATGCACCCCGCCGTCCCGATGGTCTTCCACTTCCACGGGAGCAGGCAGCCCGCCATCAACCGCGAATGGGTGGAAGCGCTCATGCAGGAGGCCAGCAGCGCCAACGGCCTGAGAATCGTCCCGGAGCCGGCGCCCGGGTCGCTCATCCCGACAGAGTCGGCCGGCTGA
- a CDS encoding CinA family protein gives MIDDLAQAAADRGLWVATAESLTSGLLASRVGAGSGASEWFAGGVVAYRTEVKENLLGLTPGTDPCSAACAEQLATGVRDLMDADLAVSTTGVGGPDPEDGHEPGTVFIGWATRESAGHRALQLEGGPEAVLEATVDAALSQLLAQIDAD, from the coding sequence ATGATCGACGACCTCGCGCAGGCGGCGGCCGACCGGGGACTGTGGGTGGCGACGGCCGAGTCCCTCACGAGCGGGCTGCTGGCCAGCCGAGTGGGTGCCGGTTCCGGCGCCAGCGAGTGGTTCGCCGGCGGAGTGGTGGCGTACCGCACCGAGGTGAAGGAGAACCTCCTCGGCTTGACGCCCGGCACCGACCCCTGCTCCGCGGCGTGCGCGGAGCAGCTGGCGACCGGGGTGCGAGACCTCATGGATGCCGACCTCGCCGTGTCGACGACGGGAGTGGGCGGACCGGACCCCGAGGACGGCCACGAACCCGGAACGGTCTTCATCGGCTGGGCGACGCGGGAGAGCGCAGGTCACCGCGCACTGCAGCTCGAGGGCGGACCGGAGGCGGTTCTCGAAGCGACGGTGGATGCCGCGCTCTCGCAGCTTCTGGCGCAGATCGACGCCGACTGA